In Candidatus Omnitrophota bacterium, a single genomic region encodes these proteins:
- a CDS encoding TMEM165/GDT1 family protein, which yields MDWKVFVATFGAVFFAELADKTQLVGIGMAAKTGKPLSVWMGSVSAYILVTLISVFLGAIMARFIRPELIRYIGASMFILIGFLMLLKVI from the coding sequence ATGGATTGGAAAGTTTTTGTTGCTACTTTTGGAGCGGTATTTTTTGCGGAATTAGCGGATAAAACTCAGTTAGTTGGGATTGGTATGGCTGCCAAAACTGGTAAGCCTTTATCTGTCTGGATGGGGTCAGTTAGCGCTTATATTCTGGTTACATTGATTTCGGTCTTTTTAGGGGCAATTATGGCAAGATTTATCAGGCCGGAGTTAATTCGTTATATCGGTGCATCTATGTTTATCCTTATCGGATTCTTAATGCTGCTTAAGGTGATTTAA
- a CDS encoding anti-sigma factor antagonist (This anti-anti-sigma factor, or anti-sigma factor antagonist, belongs to a family that includes characterized members SpoIIAA, RsbV, RsfA, and RsfB.), with amino-acid sequence MLDIKVRQSGNIVILDLSGRIDADSANLVEVVGQCVRDGYVDILCNLEDVELIDYMGISVVVIAYKEVVNHQGRIKFVNVPVHLRGVFAISGTDRVIEIYASEEQALNSFKEDKIIENIKKMQLRRRFKRLPIDLKIELKSKKDDSSSCLKVDILNLSAVGAFIFGCGEFKLGDEVVLKMKLAPKQEELELKARVVWVPDKEVQRHEYPGIGVEFSNISTANQQKLIEFIERNFSFMSSD; translated from the coding sequence ATGCTAGATATAAAAGTAAGACAATCCGGAAATATTGTGATTTTAGATTTGAGTGGCCGCATAGATGCAGATTCGGCGAATCTTGTGGAGGTAGTCGGCCAATGTGTGCGTGATGGGTATGTGGATATCCTTTGTAATCTTGAAGACGTTGAGTTAATAGATTATATGGGTATTTCGGTAGTAGTTATTGCCTATAAAGAAGTAGTTAATCATCAGGGGAGGATAAAATTTGTGAATGTTCCAGTGCATCTTAGAGGAGTATTTGCGATTTCCGGTACCGATAGGGTAATTGAGATTTATGCCAGTGAGGAGCAGGCTCTGAACAGTTTCAAGGAAGATAAGATTATCGAAAATATCAAGAAAATGCAGCTGCGCCGTAGGTTTAAGCGTTTACCGATTGACTTGAAAATAGAATTGAAATCTAAGAAAGATGATTCTTCTTCATGCCTAAAAGTTGATATCCTTAACTTAAGCGCAGTAGGGGCTTTCATATTTGGCTGTGGTGAATTTAAGCTTGGCGATGAAGTAGTGCTTAAGATGAAACTTGCTCCGAAACAGGAGGAACTAGAGCTTAAGGCGCGTGTTGTTTGGGTTCCGGATAAAGAAGTTCAGAGGCATGAGTATCCGGGAATCGGAGTAGAGTTCAGTAATATCTCTACAGCTAATCAGCAAAAACTAATCGAATTTATCGAGCGCAATTTTTCTTTTATGTCTTCGGATTAA